The Dehalococcoidales bacterium region GCTGTCTATTACTCCATGGATGCCACCGATTGTAATTACCTTATCACCAACACTCAGGCTGGCAAGCAGCGCCTGGTGTTCCTGTTGGCGCTTGCGCTGGGGGCGGATGATAAGAAAGTAAAACATGCCGAACATAAGCACCATGAACACAACCAGTATCAAAGTCTGATCCATTTGAAACCTCCTTAAGGTTAAAGAATACTTATAAAGAACCTCTGAGAAACCAGGGGCTGGAATGTTCTATTTTAACCGGGGCAAGTTTACCCAACCAATTGTCGGAATGTTCAAAAAATACCAACTTGTCACTTTGACTGCGTCCGTACCATCTACCTTTCTTCCTTCCCTCTACCAACACCTCAACGGTCAGCCCAACCAGGTTACTGTTTACTTCCGCGGCTATCTTCCCCTGAACTTCTTCTACCAGCTGTCGGCGCTGCACCTTTTCTGCCAAGGGAACATCATCAACATACTGCCGGGAAGCAAGCGTCTGGGGTCTTGGTGAATACATTGCTGCATGCACGAAATCAAAGCGGGCTTCCTCCAGAAATTTCAATGTGTTATTAAACTGCTCAGCGCTTTCTCCGGGAAAGCCTACAATAATATCAGTGGTTATAGCAACATCGCTCACCCCTCTGCGGAGCTCGTTCAGCAGCTTGCGATAGTGTTCAAGGGTATAACCCCTTTCCATCTTCTGTAAAATATCATCGTCTCCGGACTGCACAGGCAGATTCAATTGCTTGCATACCTTTTCCAGTTTGGCCATTGCCTGAATAAGACGCATGCTCATATCTTTGGGGTGGTTGGTTAAAAAGCGGATACGCTCCAGATTTTCTATGTTATTTATTCGCTCAAGCAAGTCAGCAAGGTCGGATTTTTCTTCCAGGTCATGCCCATAGGAATCAACATTTTGGCCCAATAACACCAGCTCGCGCGCGCCTCCATCTACCAGGTATCTTGCCTCTTTTTCGATTTCGTCTATCGGGCGGCTTTTTTCCCGCCCGCGCCGATAGGGAACTATACAATAACTGCAAAAATTATTACATCCCTGGATAATAGTTATTCCGCTACTGATAGCAGCCGGCCGTGGCAGAAAATAACTGTTAACATCTATTAGATCAACAAACGTCGGCGTGGATCCCGCCATAAAGAAATAATCTACAAAAGGATACCGTCGGCGCATATCTGCCAAATCGCTGGTAACAAAACAGCCAGTCAGCGTGATTTTTTTACCCGGATGGGTGGTTTTCAGGTGCTTGAGACGCATTAGTTTATTAACCACACGGTTTTCAGCACTTTCGCGGATGACGCAGCTGTTGATAATAATCAGATCAGCATCTTGTTCATGGTCTGTGCTGTTATAACCATGGTTTTCCAGTAGGGCAGCCAGTCTTTCGGATTCAGCCCTATTCATCTGACAACCTATGGTCCAGATATAGTATGAAGGCATATAGTATTTCCAATTCGGGGACAGATTAGCAGGAAAACATCCTGCCGCCTGCTTAAAACAGTATCAACCGGGGAACGGTTTAAGCGAAAACACTGGCGGAGGGAGAGGGATTCGAACCCTCGACACCGGTTTCCCGATGTAAGCGCTTAGCAGGCGCCCGCACTAGACCTCTATGCGATCCCTCCCCGCCAAGGGCCGTTTGGCCCAGTTACCGGTTTAATATATCACATTCAGTATAAAACCTTAAAGTCTAACCCTTCTTCTGTGCCTAAAAATTTATACATAGTGTTTAAATGTGGTTTTGTGTTACCTTTTATACAAGTATGGATTATTGGTAAACATAAAGAAAGTTTATTTTTCCCCCATTTTTTTCCCAGATACAGATGTGCCATTAAGCGCAAATTCGGGCGTTTAAGGGAGCTTTTCTGAGATTTTGGCGAGGGGTGCGTTTGCTCAATCCGCCACAAAAGCCTTGCCCTCGATATCGGGGTATTGTTAACATTACCCCCGGTTTTATAATATCTTTCTTTATAAATACCCTGGATTATTCATATCAGTCTGTATTTCCCGATCGTACGGGTGAGAATCACTTATTTAAAAGGAGTTCTGGTTTAATAATGCCTTTAGCACCACAAATATGGCAGGCGGCTCTCGGAGAATTAGAGCTTCAAATGACCCGCCCTAATTTTAATACCTGGCTTAAAGGCACTACCGGGCTTAGTTTTAATGATGGTGTTTTTACAATTGGCGTCCCCAGTTCTTTTGTTGCTGAATACCTCGAAACAAGCCAATATTCACTTATAGAACGCACTATAATGCGACTCGCCTCCCGTAATGTTAAAATTTGCTTTCAAGTCACCGGTCCCGGTGCAGATAAAAACGGGCTCAACAACGACAGAAAAACCCCTGATACCACCGTCCACCATCGTTTTAATCCTAGATACACATTCGAAAGCTTTGTTACCGGCAATGGCAATCAACTGGCTCACGCGGCGGCAGTAAGCACCGCAAAAGGACCTGGGCAACTCTATAATCCCCTGTTTTTATACGGAGGTGTGGGACTCGGTAAAACCCACCTTCTTCATGCTATCGGTCACGTTGCAACAAAAAATAACTTGCAGGCGCTTTACGTCAGCGGCGAGCAGTTCACTAACGACTTTGTCGGCTCTATTCGCTCAGGGAACGGAGAAGAATTCCGCAACCGTTATCGTAGTGTAGATATCCTCCTGGTAGACGATATCCAATTTATCAGTGGTAAAAACCAAACAGAAGAGTGTTTTTTCCATACCTTCAACGAATTGCATAACGGCTCTCGCCAGATAGTTCTTTCAAGTGATCGAACTCCAAAAGAAATGCCTTTGATTGAAGATCGCCTTCGTTCCAGATTTGAATGGGGGTTAACCGTTGATATACAACCACCAGAATTTGAAACTCGAATGGCAATACTTAAAGCTAAAGTAGAGCGTGATGGTATCAAGGTTATGCCCGAAGTACTTGAGTTTATTGCCAAAGAAATTAATACAAACGTACGCGAATTGGAAGGTTCACTTAACCGCATTACTGCTTATTCCAGGCTTCTCCAAGCAGAAATTACTCCCGAGCTTGCACGTAGAGCTATCACTGATATCGGTTCAGGTTCTAAAAACGGTCATTCACCGGATGCTATCATCCGTGAAGTTGCGGCCTCTTTTTCACTAGAACCTGATGATCTAACTGGTCCGCGTAGAGATAAAACCACCGCACTTGCCCGCCAATTGGCTATGTACTTATTGAAAAGTTATCATAACTACCCGCTTGTGCAGATTGGAGAGCTGTTGGGAGGGCGCAACGCCTCTACAGTTAGCCATGCGTGCGATAAGATATCACGAGATATCAATAACAACCCTCCTCTTAAACGACAAGTTGAAACCATTCGTAACAAGTTTTCTTCTTCATTAAGCTAAATCCTCCATTATCAGCCTTTTAATACATTTCGTATAACTGTACCCGCTTATTTCATGATACCCTTGGAAAATTCAATGTTATTTTGATAACTCTAGTTAAAATTTTCGATAACTCCAATTGGTTTTCGATAAGTCGAATTATTACTACGTTTAAATTATCGTCATTTTAAAATTCTACCAGCTACAAAATAATATGCTATTATTACTAAGGCTAAAAAACATATAAGTCTTCCAAGAATGCATGTATTGATTGGAATAATAATAGCGTGTTCGATAGAGCGAAAATAATAATAAAATCTGGAAAAGGTGGAGCTGGCCTGGCAAGTTTCCGCCATGAGAAATTTGTTCCCTTTGGCGGTCCTGATGGGGGTGATGGGGGTGATGGAGGTGATATTATCCTGTTAGTTGATCGAAATGAGGATACCCTTAAAAAATATTATTTTAAAAAAGAATATAGTGCCGAGAATGGGATGCCTGGTCAGCACCGTAAAAAAACAGGCAAATCAGGAAAGAAGCTGATTTTAAAAATCCCACCTGGGACAATAATAACCGATATTACTGATCCAGAAAATCCGCATATTATAGCTGATATGGATACCGAGGGGGATGTTTTAGTTGCCGCTAAAGGGGGGAAAGGCGGCATTGGCAATGTGCACTTTACTTCTTCTACTAACCAGGCACCAAAGTTGGCGTCGGTTGGAGAAGGATCAGAAGAAAAAGTTTTACAACTGGAGTTAAAACTAATAGCGGATGTGGGTATAATTGGGCTTCCCAACGCCGGGAAATCTTCCTTGCTTGCTGTAAGTTCAGGCGCCAAGCCCAGGATAGCCAGCTATCCGTTTACTACACTTGAACCTGAACTCGGTACGGTAGTTTATGCAAAATCCTCGTTTGTGATGGCAGATATTCCGGGATTGATCGAAGGGGCAGCAGACGGTAAGGGTTTAGGGCATGAATTTCTTCGCCATATTATTCGTACTAAATTGTTAATCCATCTGATAGACGGAAGCTCTCTAGAGCCAATTAATGATTTTAAAATAGTTAACCGGGAACTCAATCGATATGATCCTAATCTTTTACACAAACAGCAAATCGTTGTAGTTAATAAGATAGACAAACCAGAAACCCAGTCCAGAATAGGGGAGATAATAAGGGAATTTGCATCCGAAGGAATTAATCCGTTGTTTATTTCTGCTCTTGCTGGAGAAGGCGTAGAAGGGCTCATTGATAAAGTGGATAGACAACTTACCAAAATTGCGGCAATCCAACCGGTAGAAATCGGCGAGCAAGGGAAAATCTTCAGGCCAAAACCATTAAAACAAGGCCCTTTGATTAAACGTGAGGATGATAGCCTGGTAGTGGTTGATCCTGACCTTGAGCGTTTAGTAGCTGGTAGTGATATTGGTGATACTGAAGTGCGCAGACAATTATGGCGAATGATAGAGAAAAGAGTAGGAGTTAAAAATATAGAAAAAGCCGGCGTTAAACCCGGTGATGTGATTCGTGTTGGAGACTTTGAATGGCGGTGGTAATAATCCGGTGAAACTTGGGATACTTGGAGGGACGTTCGATCCACCCCATAATGGGCATCTGCAGATTGGACGTGAAGCATTACGGGCTCTGGGGCTTGATCGTGTTGTTTTTATGGTTGCCGGGTCTCCTCAATTAAAGCGTAACCCTGTCATTACTCCGGCCGAGCAGAGACTGGCAATGACAGAACTTGCTGTAAATGAAGAAAAATACTTTGAAGTTTCCCCCCTTGAAGTGCGCAGAAAAGGAGCTACATATACAGCTCAAACACTGGCGGAGATAGATCAACTTGGGGGCGGAAAGGATAAGCTGTTTTTTATAATCGGGATGGATAATCTCTCCAATTTGAGATCTTGGTATAAACCCGAAGAAATCATTAGAAAGAGTACTCTTGTAGTAGTTCCCCGTCCGGATTCAGCTGAAGTCGATATCGCACAGCTGGAGAAGGATA contains the following coding sequences:
- the yajC gene encoding preprotein translocase subunit YajC, yielding MDQTLILVVFMVLMFGMFYFLIIRPQRKRQQEHQALLASLSVGDKVITIGGIHGVIDSMNEETVLLKLESGATVRMSRASIAFRDGEPKTS
- the miaB gene encoding tRNA (N6-isopentenyl adenosine(37)-C2)-methylthiotransferase MiaB, which produces MPSYYIWTIGCQMNRAESERLAALLENHGYNSTDHEQDADLIIINSCVIRESAENRVVNKLMRLKHLKTTHPGKKITLTGCFVTSDLADMRRRYPFVDYFFMAGSTPTFVDLIDVNSYFLPRPAAISSGITIIQGCNNFCSYCIVPYRRGREKSRPIDEIEKEARYLVDGGARELVLLGQNVDSYGHDLEEKSDLADLLERINNIENLERIRFLTNHPKDMSMRLIQAMAKLEKVCKQLNLPVQSGDDDILQKMERGYTLEHYRKLLNELRRGVSDVAITTDIIVGFPGESAEQFNNTLKFLEEARFDFVHAAMYSPRPQTLASRQYVDDVPLAEKVQRRQLVEEVQGKIAAEVNSNLVGLTVEVLVEGRKKGRWYGRSQSDKLVFFEHSDNWLGKLAPVKIEHSSPWFLRGSL
- the dnaA gene encoding chromosomal replication initiator protein DnaA, giving the protein MPLAPQIWQAALGELELQMTRPNFNTWLKGTTGLSFNDGVFTIGVPSSFVAEYLETSQYSLIERTIMRLASRNVKICFQVTGPGADKNGLNNDRKTPDTTVHHRFNPRYTFESFVTGNGNQLAHAAAVSTAKGPGQLYNPLFLYGGVGLGKTHLLHAIGHVATKNNLQALYVSGEQFTNDFVGSIRSGNGEEFRNRYRSVDILLVDDIQFISGKNQTEECFFHTFNELHNGSRQIVLSSDRTPKEMPLIEDRLRSRFEWGLTVDIQPPEFETRMAILKAKVERDGIKVMPEVLEFIAKEINTNVRELEGSLNRITAYSRLLQAEITPELARRAITDIGSGSKNGHSPDAIIREVAASFSLEPDDLTGPRRDKTTALARQLAMYLLKSYHNYPLVQIGELLGGRNASTVSHACDKISRDINNNPPLKRQVETIRNKFSSSLS
- the obgE gene encoding GTPase ObgE, coding for MFDRAKIIIKSGKGGAGLASFRHEKFVPFGGPDGGDGGDGGDIILLVDRNEDTLKKYYFKKEYSAENGMPGQHRKKTGKSGKKLILKIPPGTIITDITDPENPHIIADMDTEGDVLVAAKGGKGGIGNVHFTSSTNQAPKLASVGEGSEEKVLQLELKLIADVGIIGLPNAGKSSLLAVSSGAKPRIASYPFTTLEPELGTVVYAKSSFVMADIPGLIEGAADGKGLGHEFLRHIIRTKLLIHLIDGSSLEPINDFKIVNRELNRYDPNLLHKQQIVVVNKIDKPETQSRIGEIIREFASEGINPLFISALAGEGVEGLIDKVDRQLTKIAAIQPVEIGEQGKIFRPKPLKQGPLIKREDDSLVVVDPDLERLVAGSDIGDTEVRRQLWRMIEKRVGVKNIEKAGVKPGDVIRVGDFEWRW
- the nadD gene encoding nicotinate-nucleotide adenylyltransferase; its protein translation is METLNGGGNNPVKLGILGGTFDPPHNGHLQIGREALRALGLDRVVFMVAGSPQLKRNPVITPAEQRLAMTELAVNEEKYFEVSPLEVRRKGATYTAQTLAEIDQLGGGKDKLFFIIGMDNLSNLRSWYKPEEIIRKSTLVVVPRPDSAEVDIAQLEKDIPGITRRLKILEGPLINISASDIRRKASKGEDITCLVPHKVAEYIKQNQLYV